In the genome of Montipora foliosa isolate CH-2021 chromosome 3, ASM3666993v2, whole genome shotgun sequence, one region contains:
- the LOC137995333 gene encoding uncharacterized protein, whose amino-acid sequence MRFGLVNEGNAAATYAQLKGVNVRRSGFVINPGCPHLGASPDYIDFDPSENDDRFGLMEAKCLQCLSVQNAKCLRRINGELKLKKSHEYYYQIQGQLGLTGMQWCDLMVLCKDDYHIERIYFDQEFFDSMCTTLNKFYFEFFLCTLLED is encoded by the coding sequence ATGAGATTTGGACTGGTCAATGAGGGGAATGCTGCTGCAACATATGCACAACTTAAAGGTGTCAATGTTAGGAGATCAGGATTTGTCATCAACCCAGGTTGTCCACACTTGGGTGCAAGTCCTGATTACATTGACTTCGACCCAAGTGAGAATGATGATCGATTTGGCTTAATGGAGGCTAAATGTTTGCAATGTTTGTCagtgcaaaatgcaaaatgtctAAGGCGTATTAATGGTGAGCTGAAGTTGAAAAAGTCTCATGAATACTACTATCAGATCCAGGGTCAGTTAGGTTTAACTGGAATGCAGTGGTGTGACCTAATGGTATTATGCAAAGATGACTACCACATCGAAAGAATTTACTTTGACCAGGAATTTTTTGATTCCATGTGCACTActttaaacaaattttacttTGAGTTTTTCCTGTGCACATTATTGGAAGACTAA